The following nucleotide sequence is from Aneurinibacillus soli.
GCATCAAAACATTAATTTCCCGCGTGGAAAAGTATCGTTCCCTAACGTTGTACGATTCTCTAACAGGACTTCACAATCGACGCTATCTGCTGGATCGCCTGCAGGAGCTATTCATTATGCATGCGCGCAAGCCGCAAAATGTGACACTGTCGATTATTGATCTGGACTTCTTCAAACGGGTAAATGACACATACGGGCACCCATGCGGTGACACGGTTCTCAAATCGTTTGCTTCTTTTCTCAAAGAGAAACTCCGGGAAACGGATATCATTACCCGATACGGGGGAGAAGAATTCATTGTTGTCCTTCCGGATACGCCACTTGAGCAAGCACAGATTATTCTAAACCGGGTTCGTGAAGATTTCAGCCGAACTGAGATTCACTGTTCATGCCAGAATGTCTCCTTCTTTCAAACCTTCAGCTGTGGCATGGCTCAGATCGGGATCGATGGACACGACATTACCAGCCTGATTGAATACGCAGATAAGGCACTGTATCTGGCGAAATTCAAAGGCCGCAACCGCATCTGTCTTGCCTCCGAGCTTGGTGATGATGCTACAAACGGTGCAGCTCGCAAGAAAGTTCTCATCGCAGATGACGATATGATCGTGCAGGCGATTTTAAAAACTCAGTTGGCTGATACCGATTGGGATCTTATTTTTGCCAAGAACGGGCAGGAAGTGCTCAACATCGTTACGGATGTCACACCCGACCTATTTATTCTTGATGGCATGATGCCTGTTCTTAATGGCCTGGAAGCTTGCATGACTTTGCGTAAGCAACCACGTTTCGCCAAAACCCCCATCATCATGCTGACCGGGCGAGATGCCAAAGAAGAAATCGCTCAGGCACTGGATACAGGTGTTGATGATTATGTGCTGAAGCCATTCTCCGCGATCGAACTAAAAGCCCGTATTAACCGACTATTTGTGCGTACAACTTCACGATAAATATCGAGTTGATATACGTACAATACCAAACAAAAGGAGCCATCTCAAAAGTCGTAACGACAATTGAGATTGCTCCTTTTTGTAATTATATCCTTAGGTGAATACGACTGTTTTGTTTTTATGGACAAGAATCCGATCTTCCACATGCCAGAGAACCGCACGGGCAAGCACGATCCGTTCGATATGACGTCCTTCTTTCTTCAAATCCTCTACGTTATCACGATGACTCACACGACTTACATTCTGCTCGATAATCGGTCCGGCATCAAGGTCTTCCGTTACATAATGTGCGGTGGCTCCGATGATTTTCACCCCGCGCTCATACGCCTGGTTGTACGGCTTTCCGCCGATAAATGCTGGCAAGAATGAATGATGAATGTTGATAACCTGATTACGGTAATGCTCAATAAAATATGGAGACAAAATCTGCATGTAGCGAGCAAGTACAATGAAATCTGTGTTGCCTTCCATTAGTTCACGCTGCTTCTTCTCTACTTCCAGCTTCGTATCAGCTGTAACCGGCAGATGATGATACGGGATACCAAGAGACTCAACAAGTTCTCTTGAATCATCATGATTGCTAATTACCATCGTAATGTCTGCATTCAGATCTCCCGCCTGCCAATTCCACAGCAGTTCGCGCAAGCAATGGTCTTCTTTGGATGCGAAAATCACCATTTTTTTCGGGCGACTGGCGAGTGTAATACGCCAGTCCATCTCGAACTCGTCCGCTATCGACATAAATTCCCGACGCAAGTGATCGACTGTGGATTCCAGATCTTCCTTATAAAATTCGATTCGAATGAAGAAACGTCCCCCTTCTGGATCTTGTGTATACTGGTCTGATTGAAGAATGTTCGCACCATTCTCATATAAGAAACGAGAAACAGCCGCGACAATTCCCGAACGATCTGGGCACGAAATAAGCATGCGCCCGACTCCCTGATACTTCTTCTCAAATACAGATGCTACTTTTTGTGCTGTCATTATTTTACGTGCCTCCAAAATAAAGGTTCAAAAAAATCAATTTCCGCTTATTATACCGTATTTCTTTCCGCTGGAAAACGAATAAAATGATACAGACTGGCCATTCTACCGCATGAATGTTCGTCTTATGTAAAAAAGAGAGCTATCGTCAGCTCTCTTGTCTACATCGCTTATTCTTTTTCCAGCAGGCGGAAGAATCGCTCTTCCTGTACCAGGTCTGTCTTAAACACGCCGCCACGCGCAATCGTACGCGTCCGACTGCCCGGTTTCTTAATACCACGCATGGACATGCACAAATGCTCCGCTTCTACAACTGCAATCGCGCCGATCGGGCAAACCACATTGTTCAACGCTTCTACGATCTGATTTGTCATGCGCTCCTGCACCTGTGGGCGACGAGCAAGAATATCAACCAAGCGAGCAAATTTACTTAATCCTACAATACGTCCGTCCGGAATGTATCCAATATGCACCTTTCCAAAAAACGGAACGAAATGGTGCTCACACATGCTATAAAAAGGAATATCCTGCACAATTACAATGTCAGATGCCCCTTCAGCCGGGAATGTTTTGCCGAGAACCTCTTCTGGATCCTCCTGCAACCCGCCAAACACTTCACGGTACATTTTTGCAATCCGCTTTGGTGTTTCCTGCAGCCCTTCCCGTTCCGGATTTTCTCCGATTAGCTGAATCACTTCATAAAAATGCTGCTCGATCGGATCAGCAGCCTGTTTACTGGACTTAACTGCTTCTGCGCGCATGGCGTTCATCTCCTTAGCTAATAACATAGAACAGATTTCAGCAGTGCCAGCGTCTGTTCTCCATAAAGTACACTGTATAATAGTTATATAATGATTGCAAGTTGATAATGCGTTCAATATCATGGAAACAGAGCTTATAAGGCGCGCAGTTCTTTCTCTGATTCCTGCTATTTTCCGCTTATTTTCACCTGCTCATTCGCTAATACAAGTCGTGTTAACGCCTCCGCTACTCCACTATCATTGTTCGAAGCCACGATAAGATCAGCCTGTGCTTGCACATCCTCCGGCGCATTAGCAACCGCTACACCAACGCCTGCAATGGACAGCATCGCCAGGTCATTATAGTAATTGCCAATCGCAATCGTTTCGGAAAGCGGTACACCAAGATGACTTGCCAGGTAATTAAGCGCCGCTCCTTTAGAAGTAGTCTTCTCGATTACATCAATATAGAAAGGGCCACTTCGCAAAAGCTGGACCGGTAGACTCAGCTCCAGCAGATCGTTATACGCACGGTCAAGCTCACCTTCTGCACCGAACAACGTGAATTTTACCAGCCGCTCACGCAACGAGAGCGGGTCGGAGATCACTTTAGGCATAGCTAAATACTTGGTGTACATCTCCCGCACATCGTCGCGCTCCATGCTTTCTGTATACATATCAAAAGCGGTACAAAAATCCGTGTGAATTCCGCGCATATGGCAGTATTCCATCACCGCTTGTACATCCTCCATGAAAAAACCATTCTCCAGCAGTATTTCCTGCGTACTGGAATGAACCGCCACCGCTCCATTGTGCGCAACATAATACCCTTCAATCCCAATCTCTGTGAGAATGGGCGTTACACTATGTGGAGCCCGGCCCGAACAGAGCACCACCGTAACACCTGCTTCTGTTGCTGTATACAACGCTTCTTTATTTTGTTCCGTAAGGCGGTAATCATCCGTCAACAACGTCCCATCAATGTCAATTGCAACAAGCTTGTAGTCCATATTTTTTGTCGTACTCCTCTACTCTTACGATTTCTATCCCACTTCTGTATCATACCATACCTTTAGATTTTCCTAACAGAAAGCTAAAACAAGCCTGATTCCCTAGGGGGAGACCAGACTTGTTTTTTCCTTAGGTATGCGTACGAACAAGCCGCTTTTGCTGAACTTTGAGAAAACCCAGCGCCTCTTTCCACTCTCGCTTCTGTTCACGATGCCAATGTTTAAGATCAATATAATTATGAAGAGGAACACCCTGCTGCCGCAATGCGAGATGATGTGTCAACCTGACATGCAGGAAAAGACGTAATATATGAAGCCATGTATCCTGATCCTGTGCAGACAGGACACCTGCCTGATACAGACTGATAAGTCTTTCTTTTGTCCCCACTTCTTCAATCTGATGCGTGAGTGACAAAATTCGGACCGTATTCACAATCTGGTAATATCCACCCTCTTTCATATCATACAGCCCGGCATAGTCTCCCCATCGCTCATAATAAAGCTGACCGAACATGCCAAGCGGAATCGTATGTGCAGCCGAATGTTCCGCAAATCTCTTACGCAAATCGCGCCGCTCATACAGCTTTCGACGCAGCCAGTTACCCAGTAAATGCACCATTGATCGATCTCCATACACTCCGCGCATATCCGACGCAATCAACAAGTAGCGAATGCTGTCAAGCCCTCCTTCCTCCATCCAGCCCGCAAGCGTCTGCTTCCAACTTCTAATCTCGTGGCACCAGCGTGGGTTCGATGCCATCACATTTCCCAAACAAAGCGAATACCCGATTGCTTCCAGTTCAAAAGCGATCCGGCGCCCGAACTTCAAGAAATACACTTGATACTCCCGTTCACGACTTATATCTGGTTGCGTATCGTCTAAATCCCCATATACAATCCCATGATCCTGATCACTCGCCAGTGTCCGCTCCCGGCGCCCACCACTTCCAAGTTCGAACCAGCAATACGGTGCAGGCGGCGAACCTTCTCCCGTATCGACCATCCACTGCTCTGCCCGCATGACCGCTTCCCGGCACACCCGGTCATGCCCTTCATTAAGCACTTCATACTTCTCAAAAACAGGAAGAGACGAGACCGCCAATGCGGCAGCCTCGCTTTCCATCCACAACCTCGCGTTATATGGTACGCTCATAAGCATGCCCTGCCGCTTTAGCCGATACTGTTTCCGAAGTAAAAGCGGGGTTCTCAGCCGGATCAAGATGTTCCGGATACCCATACACACCGTGCTCACTCAAGTCAAGACCAGTGATCTCCTCTTCCGGTGTAACGCGTAGTCCCATTGTCACTTTGAGCAGGTACAGAATGGCAAAGCTAACAGCTGCTACATACAACATCGCACCAAGCGCTCCTACAACTTGCACGTACAGCTGATGCCAGCCGCCGCCGTAGAACAAGCCTGCCTGACCAACCCCTACCTTCTCTACCAGGCGTGGAGAAGCGAAAAACCCTGTTGAAATCGTACCCCAGATACCCGCAATACCGTGTACCGAGAAAGCAAAGACCGGATCATCCACACCTTTGCGCTCAAAGTAAAGCGATGTGAAGAATGTGATGATGCCCGCAATCGCCCCAATCACTACAGCGGCCCATGGTTCTACAAACGCGCACGCGGCTGTAATTGCTACGAGTGCCGCAAGCACACCATTCAGCATGCTTGGAATATCCGCCTTACCGAGTACAAACCACGCGATCAGCATCGCAGCAATCGCGCCCGCTGCTGTCGCCAAATTTGTCGTCAATGCTACATAACTAAAGAATCCATCCCCAATTGCCATCGTAGAACCTGCATTAAACCCAAACCAGCCAACCCAGAGAATGATAACACCAAGAACGGAGTAGACCTGATTGTGACCCGGGATCAGATTTGGTTTCCCATCCCGTGTAAACTTGCCAATACGAGGTCCAAGAAGCAATGTCGCTATGAGAGCTGCAACCGCACCTTGTAAGTGGACAACGGTCGAACCAGCAAAATCCTGCATGCCCATCTTAGCTAGCCAGCCACCACCCCATACCCAGTG
It contains:
- a CDS encoding response regulator, yielding MARETLEQLFRKKYYAQLIEVQSRLSQEERLQTDVKWREEIYRVLHSLKGTAGTLGFANLTHMAETGVLMFSESHTYALPSYMIAPLHTLINEAITYLRVAEHAHVSEDILQEMRNFNALDGKPKRILVIDDDEILLSSIHHMLSMGGFDVEVLSDPSHNLEEMLNRQPDCIILDIMMPDTDGFYVMQHIRNDVQREFTPVLMLTARADLTDKYKGFQLGADEYLTKPFHFEELMLRIKTLISRVEKYRSLTLYDSLTGLHNRRYLLDRLQELFIMHARKPQNVTLSIIDLDFFKRVNDTYGHPCGDTVLKSFASFLKEKLRETDIITRYGGEEFIVVLPDTPLEQAQIILNRVREDFSRTEIHCSCQNVSFFQTFSCGMAQIGIDGHDITSLIEYADKALYLAKFKGRNRICLASELGDDATNGAARKKVLIADDDMIVQAILKTQLADTDWDLIFAKNGQEVLNIVTDVTPDLFILDGMMPVLNGLEACMTLRKQPRFAKTPIIMLTGRDAKEEIAQALDTGVDDYVLKPFSAIELKARINRLFVRTTSR
- the purU gene encoding formyltetrahydrofolate deformylase — its product is MTAQKVASVFEKKYQGVGRMLISCPDRSGIVAAVSRFLYENGANILQSDQYTQDPEGGRFFIRIEFYKEDLESTVDHLRREFMSIADEFEMDWRITLASRPKKMVIFASKEDHCLRELLWNWQAGDLNADITMVISNHDDSRELVESLGIPYHHLPVTADTKLEVEKKQRELMEGNTDFIVLARYMQILSPYFIEHYRNQVINIHHSFLPAFIGGKPYNQAYERGVKIIGATAHYVTEDLDAGPIIEQNVSRVSHRDNVEDLKKEGRHIERIVLARAVLWHVEDRILVHKNKTVVFT
- the folE gene encoding GTP cyclohydrolase I FolE, producing the protein MRAEAVKSSKQAADPIEQHFYEVIQLIGENPEREGLQETPKRIAKMYREVFGGLQEDPEEVLGKTFPAEGASDIVIVQDIPFYSMCEHHFVPFFGKVHIGYIPDGRIVGLSKFARLVDILARRPQVQERMTNQIVEALNNVVCPIGAIAVVEAEHLCMSMRGIKKPGSRTRTIARGGVFKTDLVQEERFFRLLEKE
- a CDS encoding HAD family hydrolase; its protein translation is MDYKLVAIDIDGTLLTDDYRLTEQNKEALYTATEAGVTVVLCSGRAPHSVTPILTEIGIEGYYVAHNGAVAVHSSTQEILLENGFFMEDVQAVMEYCHMRGIHTDFCTAFDMYTESMERDDVREMYTKYLAMPKVISDPLSLRERLVKFTLFGAEGELDRAYNDLLELSLPVQLLRSGPFYIDVIEKTTSKGAALNYLASHLGVPLSETIAIGNYYNDLAMLSIAGVGVAVANAPEDVQAQADLIVASNNDSGVAEALTRLVLANEQVKISGK
- a CDS encoding DUF294 nucleotidyltransferase-like domain-containing protein; translated protein: MSVPYNARLWMESEAAALAVSSLPVFEKYEVLNEGHDRVCREAVMRAEQWMVDTGEGSPPAPYCWFELGSGGRRERTLASDQDHGIVYGDLDDTQPDISREREYQVYFLKFGRRIAFELEAIGYSLCLGNVMASNPRWCHEIRSWKQTLAGWMEEGGLDSIRYLLIASDMRGVYGDRSMVHLLGNWLRRKLYERRDLRKRFAEHSAAHTIPLGMFGQLYYERWGDYAGLYDMKEGGYYQIVNTVRILSLTHQIEEVGTKERLISLYQAGVLSAQDQDTWLHILRLFLHVRLTHHLALRQQGVPLHNYIDLKHWHREQKREWKEALGFLKVQQKRLVRTHT
- a CDS encoding ammonium transporter, coding for MHMEALASALDSAYVFVAAILVISMQAGFALLEAGSTRMKNAGHVAGKQIISFAITGIFFWVAGFAITFGDGNGFVGLKGWMLHLGGAEADQVFSSLSWAHVPLDLKFLFQMAFAAVSLAIAWGGFAERAKLSVYFVFGILFTVAIYPVIGHWVWGGGWLAKMGMQDFAGSTVVHLQGAVAALIATLLLGPRIGKFTRDGKPNLIPGHNQVYSVLGVIILWVGWFGFNAGSTMAIGDGFFSYVALTTNLATAAGAIAAMLIAWFVLGKADIPSMLNGVLAALVAITAACAFVEPWAAVVIGAIAGIITFFTSLYFERKGVDDPVFAFSVHGIAGIWGTISTGFFASPRLVEKVGVGQAGLFYGGGWHQLYVQVVGALGAMLYVAAVSFAILYLLKVTMGLRVTPEEEITGLDLSEHGVYGYPEHLDPAENPAFTSETVSAKAAGHAYERTI